The genomic window AAGATCTTGGGGCGCTCACCTTCATTCACGTCGCGCAGTCGCGCGACGAAGTGGATGCCGCGCGGTGCCGCGGTGACGCGGGATGCGTGTATTTGCTGCACCGCCTCGGCCTGTTGGGCGCTCGGACCATCGCCGCGCATTGTCTCTACCTTCAGCCGGGAGAGATCGAATTGCTGTCGGCGACCCGGACTCCCGTGGCGCATTGTCCCGTGAGCAACGCCAAAGTGGAAGGGTCTGCCGCATTAGCGTGGGAGCTTTGGCAAGCTGGTGTGCCGTTGGGTCTCGGAACGGACTGCGCGGCCTGCAACAATTCCATGGATCCCTGGTTCGAGGTCAAGTTCGCCGCGCTGCTCCACAAGATTTCGACGAAGAACCCCGAGGTTTTGCCGGCGCGCACGGCGCTGGGATGGATCACCCGGGCCGCCGCGACGTGCTTGAGCATGACGGGGGAGATCGGGGTCCTCCGGACGGGCGGTCGTGCCGATATCATCACGCTGCGGACGGACGTTCCCAACGCCGTCCCGCCCCCGGATCCGTGGTCGCACTTCGTGTATTCTGCTTCGGGCGGGGATGTGGACACCGCGGTGGTTGACGGCCGGCTGCTCGTACGGCGCGGGGCCTTGCTCCATATCGATGCGGAACGCATCGGCTACGAGGTCAACCGCATACGCGGCAAACTCACGCGATGAAAGCCGCGCCGATCGGCGATGTCGCGGGACCCGGGTACGGAGGAGATCCGGCCCTGGGGGCGGAAGCCACGGGTCGACGTCACACGGGGGGATGCGCAAATGATGCGGGACAAAGTCACGATACTGGCGCCCCGGCTGAATCGTCGGGCCTTCCTCAAGGCAGGCACGGCGTTGTCGTTGTCCGTGGCGGCCGGTGGATCCGCCACCCGGTGGGCTCCTTCCGCAGACGCCCAACCCCTGACAGGCGTCTCGCTCCAATTTGGCTGGTTCTTGAATTCCCAAGCGGCGGGTGAGTTGGTGGCGATCGCCAAAGGGTATTTCAACGAGGCCGGCATCGAGCTACGCATGCAACCCGGCGGGCCGTCCATCGATCCCATCCAGATCGTCGCCGGAGGCGGCACCACGTTAGGGGACGCGGCCTCGATCGGCGTCCTCCTCAACGCGCGCAGTCGTGGCCTTCCCCTCAAGACGTTCGCTGCCGTCCTGCAGCGTCATCCATTTGCGTTCTTCTTCCTGAAGCGATCGGGAGTGCGGACTCCGGCGGATTTCGAAGGGAAAACCATCGGGATCCAGCCGACCGCCCGGCCGCTGTTGGAAGCCGTCCTGAAGAAGCACCATATCGCCAAGGACCACGTGAAGGTGGTGTCCGTGGGCGGGGACATCTCGCCGTTGGTGACTCATCAGGTCGATGTGATCACGGGATGGGTGATCGATCGCGTTCCCCAGTTCGAGAACATGGGTGTGGCCGATCAGGTCGGCTACTTCAAGTTGTGGGACTTGGGGATCCGTATGTATGCTTACACCTACTTCTGTACGGACCAGGTGTACGGA from bacterium includes these protein-coding regions:
- a CDS encoding amidohydrolase family protein; this translates as WDSGIRAAVAQTVTDRGGEADWQESDTVIAQWGVDSSRRVFAGLGPHATDTCGDALLLKVRERMEDLGALTFIHVAQSRDEVDAARCRGDAGCVYLLHRLGLLGARTIAAHCLYLQPGEIELLSATRTPVAHCPVSNAKVEGSAALAWELWQAGVPLGLGTDCAACNNSMDPWFEVKFAALLHKISTKNPEVLPARTALGWITRAAATCLSMTGEIGVLRTGGRADIITLRTDVPNAVPPPDPWSHFVYSASGGDVDTAVVDGRLLVRRGALLHIDAERIGYEVNRIRGKLTR
- a CDS encoding ABC transporter substrate-binding protein; translation: MMRDKVTILAPRLNRRAFLKAGTALSLSVAAGGSATRWAPSADAQPLTGVSLQFGWFLNSQAAGELVAIAKGYFNEAGIELRMQPGGPSIDPIQIVAGGGTTLGDAASIGVLLNARSRGLPLKTFAAVLQRHPFAFFFLKRSGVRTPADFEGKTIGIQPTARPLLEAVLKKHHIAKDHVKVVSVGGDISPLVTHQVDVITGWVIDRVPQFENMGVADQVGYFKLWDLGIRMYAYTYFCTDQVYGQRKDVLARFVAATAKGWLYARDHPDEAIDIVLRSTTGLDRSLEVKTLRNMQPYFTSIATKQHGWGHMDPGVWADLSSAYMALEQMPREVKPEEIMTNEVVEMAKTPKV